In Streptomyces sp. DG2A-72, one genomic interval encodes:
- a CDS encoding TetR/AcrR family transcriptional regulator — translation MSTGVRRRMDVEERRQQLIGVALELFSSRSPDEVSIDEIASAAGISRPLVYHYFPGKLSLYEAALRRASDELAGRFVEPKEGPLGDRLLRVMRRFFDFVEDHGPGFSALMRGGPAVGSSTTNALIDSVRQAAYVQILSHLRVEDPPARLELVIRSWISLAESTALIWLDGRRIPRAELEAQLVHDFAALAAVSAAYDEEMGMLLRRMLKDEPTDGPFSDLAARLIALAS, via the coding sequence ATGAGTACCGGGGTACGTCGCAGAATGGACGTCGAGGAGCGGCGGCAGCAGCTGATCGGGGTCGCTCTCGAACTCTTCAGCAGCCGCTCGCCCGACGAGGTGTCCATCGACGAGATCGCGTCGGCCGCGGGCATCTCACGGCCGCTGGTCTACCACTACTTTCCCGGCAAACTCAGCCTGTACGAGGCCGCGTTGAGGCGGGCCTCGGACGAACTGGCGGGCCGGTTCGTCGAACCGAAGGAGGGTCCGCTGGGGGACCGGCTGCTGCGGGTGATGCGCCGATTCTTCGACTTCGTGGAGGACCACGGGCCCGGTTTCTCGGCGTTGATGCGCGGCGGCCCGGCGGTCGGCTCGTCCACGACGAACGCGCTCATCGACTCCGTACGGCAGGCCGCGTATGTCCAAATCCTTTCGCATCTACGCGTAGAGGATCCGCCCGCGCGACTGGAACTGGTCATCCGGTCCTGGATCTCGCTCGCCGAGTCGACGGCCCTGATCTGGCTGGACGGCCGGCGCATTCCGCGGGCCGAGCTGGAAGCGCAACTCGTCCACGACTTCGCCGCGCTGGCCGCCGTGAGCGCCGCCTACGACGAGGAGATGGGCATGCTGCTACGCCGCATGCTCAAGGACGAACCGACCGACGGCCCCTTCAGCGACCTGGCCGCCCGCCTGATCGCACTGGCTTCTTAA
- a CDS encoding 5-carboxymethyl-2-hydroxymuconate Delta-isomerase has product MPQITVDYSEQLADNFDRPGFAQALHTAVVEIAAAKPPACKTQFRRTEATTVGPDADGHAVVHVTLGLLAGRTDATKAQLTETVLELLKQYVKPAEGLALHASAEVRDLDPSYRKFDS; this is encoded by the coding sequence ATGCCGCAGATCACCGTCGACTACTCGGAGCAGCTCGCGGACAACTTCGACCGCCCCGGTTTCGCTCAGGCGCTGCACACCGCCGTGGTCGAGATCGCGGCCGCGAAGCCGCCGGCGTGCAAGACGCAGTTCCGCCGCACCGAGGCCACCACGGTCGGCCCCGACGCCGACGGGCACGCGGTCGTCCATGTCACCCTCGGTCTGCTGGCCGGGCGCACGGACGCCACGAAGGCCCAACTCACCGAAACGGTCCTGGAGTTGCTGAAGCAGTATGTGAAGCCCGCGGAGGGTTTGGCGCTGCACGCCTCCGCGGAGGTGCGTGACCTCGACCCGTCGTACCGCAAGTTCGACAGTTAA